The genomic stretch AGGTTGCCGAGTCCGGGGGAGGGTGTGCCGGGGATCCAGCCGAGCAGCAGCGCTGCGCCGAAGGCCAGGAACAGGACAATGGCGGCCACCTTCAGCAGGGCAAACCAGAATTCAAACTCGCCGTAGTTTTTCACCGCGGTGAGGTTGACGGCCGTGAAGATGACCATGAAGATCAGGGTCAGTGCCCAGGCGGGCAGGACGGGCCAGATGGTGACCAGCAGTTGCGCGGCGCCCAGTGCCTCCGCGGCAATGACCACCACCAGCTGCAGCCACCACAGCCAGCCCACGGTGGACCCGGCCACCTTGCCCATGGCCTTTTCCGCATAGACGGAGAAGGCGCCCGAGTTGGGGTTGGCCGCGGCCATCTCGCCCAGGGCCCACATGACCAGGATGATCAGCGTCCCGGCCACCAGGTAGGAGATGAGCACGGCAGGGCCGGCCAGCATGATGCCCTCGCCGGAACCGAGGAAGAGCCCTGCCCCGATGGCGGAGCCGAGGCCCATCATGGTCAGCTGGCGCTGCTTGAGCGAATGCCCCAGCCCGGACTTTGCGGGTGCTGTCGTGGCGGCGTCGGGTTGGTGCGTCATGAAAGGGGTGGCCTTCTTTGCTGTTCCGGGCAGGGTTGCTCCGCGGATGATCGGAATGTGTGATCCCTGTCAAGAATTATCCATCATGTGGGCGACAGTCCCAATTCGCCCGACGCCGGAGCCCGACCCCCGGCCCGATCCCTGCCAGGTGCAGGCGGGGTGGCCGCCGCCTTGTGGCGGGGGAGATTTGTTTCATTGCCCGCCGGCGTCGTAGAATCAGTTGTAGTCAAAATGACTCTAACTGGATCAGCCATCGGAAAGGTGGGGTGCAGGGCATGGAACGGACGGAATTTGTCAGCGCGGCAAACATCAGCGAGCGGCTCGCGCAGCCGCCGGCACTGGCCATCTCCACTGTCATTTTCGCGCTTCGGCCCAGTGAAAAGACCGGCCGCCCCACGCTGTGGCTGCCTCTCGTGCGGCGCATCCGCGAACCGTTCAAGGGGCTGTGGGCGCTGCCCGGCGGGCCCCTGACCCAGGCCGACTCGTTGCAGGATGCGGCCGCCCGCAACCTGCGCGACACCACGGGCCTGGCCCCGAGCTACCTCGAGCAGCTGTATGCCTTCGGGGGCCTGCACCGCTCGCCCAGCCAGCGCGTCGTCTCCATCGTGTACTGGGCCCTGGTCCAGTCCACCGAGGCCGAGCTTGCACAGGAGTCGGAAAACGTCCAGTGGTTCCGGGCGGACGGCTTGCAGGAGCTGGCCTTTGACCACAACGAGATCGTCAACTATGCCCTGTGGCGGCTGCGCAACAAGATGGAGTACGGATCCATTGCCTACCACCTGCTGGGTGAAAAGTTCACCCTGGCCCAGGTCCGTGAGGTTTATGAGGCCGTGCTGAACCGCAAGGTCGACCCCGCCAACTTCCGCCGCCAACTCAAGCAGACTCCGTACATTGAGCCCACCGACGAGTTCCTCCAGGGCGGCAAGCACCGCCCGCCCCGCCTCTACCGCTACACCGGGGAGGATGCGCACACGTGGCCGGGGGGCAAGGCAGGCGACATCGGCCCGCCCGGGCATCCCCCGTCCCGCCCCTAGCCAATCCCGCCCCTAGCACGTCCCGCCGGCCCCATTCCCCGCCCCATTCCCAACGCTGTCGCAGCAAATGCTGGATTATCCCGGACCCTGTCGCAGCATTGGCCGGATATTTTCAAACCCTTCCGCACCGTCCCACTCACGTCCCCCTGCCTCAACACCTTGGAGCAAGCCATGTCATCCGTGAACACCACCATCCAGCTCATCACCCGCGAGCAGGCCGAAGCAGTCCGGGTTCCCGGCCAGCCCGGCCGGACGCAGGAATCCTGCGACGACGACCTGGCCAAGGGCCCGTGGGAATTTGACCTGGCCGAGGCCCTCGCAGGCACCCCCGGCTACGGCCCCGGCGCCTCCAACGAGGACACCGCCCCGCCCGCGACTCCGGTGCAGGGCCAGCTGCCCCAGGAGTACAAGGACGCCTCCGACGACGAGCTTGAGGCCCGCATTCTCTCCGCCAAGGCGAAACTCGGGGACCGCGTGGTCATCCTGGGGCACTTCTACCAGCGCGACGAGGTGGTGCAGTTCGCCGACTTCGTGGGCGACTCCTTCCAGCTCGCCAACGCGGCCAAGACCCGCACCGAGGCGGAAGCAATCGTGTTCTGCGGCGTGCACTTCATGGCCGAGACGGCGGACATGCTATCCGGCAGCCACCAGTCCGTGATCCTGCCCAACCTGGCCGCAGGCTGCTCCATGGCCGACATGGCTGACCTGCCGTCGGTGGAGGCCTGCTGGGCCGAGCTCGAGGCGCTGTACGGCACCGAGCCCGACGCCGACGGCCGGGTTCCGGTCATTCCCGTCACCTACATGAATTCCTCGGCCGCGCTGAAGGCGTTCTGCGGCAAGCACGGAGGCATTGTCTGCACGTCCTCCAATGCCTCCACCGTTCTTGAGTGGGCCTTTGAACGCGGCCAGCGCGTACTGTTCTTCCCCGACCAGCACCTGGGCCGCAACACGGCCAAGGCCATGGGCGTACCGCTGGAGCAGATGCCGCTGTGGAACCCGCGCATGCCGCTGGGAGGAAACACGCAGGAGGTCATGGACGCCGCAAAGGTGGTGCTGTGGCAGGGATTCTGCTCCGTGCACAAGCGTTTCACGGTGGGCCAGATTGAGCAGGCACGGGTGGACTTCCCCGGCGTGCGCGTGATCGTGCACCCGGAGTGCCCCATGGAGGTTGTGGACGCTGCCGACGAGGCGGGCTCCACCGACTACATCCTCAAGGCGATCCAGGCCGCCCCGGATGGCACCACCTTCGCCATCGGCACCGAGATCAACATGGTGAACCGGCTCGCGGCCCAATACCCGCAGCACACCATCTTCTGCCTGGACCCGGTCATCTGCCCCTGCTCCACGATGTACCGCATCCACCCCGGCTACCTCGCCTGGGTCCTGGAAGGCCTCCTGCGCGGTGAAGTGCTGAACCAGATCACGGTCCCCGAGGACACCGCGGTCAACGCCAGGATCGCGCTGGAGCGCATGCTCGCCGCCCTGCCGCAGGCCGCCACGAAGCAGCCCGCCAAGGAGCCGCAGCCAGCACAGAGCGCCGCACGCGCATGAGCAACTCGCACCTGGTGGTGGTGGGCAGCGGCATCGCCGGGCTCTACGGTGCGCTGCTCGCCGCCGAGGCCGGGGTCCGCGTCACGCTCCTGACCAAGGGGACGCTGGCGCAGAGCAACACGCACCAGGCGCAGGGCGGCATCTGCGCCGTGTTGGCCGAGGGCGAGGCCGCACCCGGTGATTCGGTGGAGGCGCACATTGCCGACACCCTCAAGGCCGGCGCCGGCCAGTGCGATCCCGACGCCGTGCGTATTCTCTGCACGGAGGCTGCGGGCGACATTGCCGCACTGGAACGCTTCGGCGTCCGCTTTGACCGCGACGCCGCCGGCAGGCGCGCCCTCGGCCTGGAAGGGGCGCACTCCGCCGCCCGGATCCTGCACGCCGGCGGGGACGCCACGGGTGCCGCCATCGCGGACGGGCTCATCAACGCGGTCCGCGACGCCGCCGACCTGGGCCTCATGACGGTCTTGGAGGGCTGCTTCGCCACAGAGCTGCTGGCCCGCCCGGCCGCACCGGCCGCTGACCCGCACGACGCCGGCTCCCCGCCCCGCGCGGCGATCGCCGGCATCGCCTACCTTGACCAGGGAGACGAACGCCAGGCACTGGAAGCCGACGCCGTCCTGCTCGCCACCGGGGGTGCCGGGCAGCTCTTCGAATTCACCACCAACCCGGCCGTGGCCACGGGCGACGGCGTGGCCCTCGCCTGGCGCGCCGGTGCCGTGCTCGCCGACCTCGAGTACTTCCAGTTCCACCCCACAGCGCTCGCCGTGGGGCAGAACTTCCTGATCTCCGAGGCCGTCCGCGGCGCCGGCGCCGTGCTGCGCGACGCCAATGGCGAGGCCTTCATGCCCCGCTACCACCCGGAGGGTGACCTGGCCCCGCGAGACGTTGTCTCCCGCAGCATCGCCGCCCACCTGGAAACGCTCGCAGCCGAGGCCGGTTTGGCCGGCCGGGACGAAGGCCCGCACCACGTCTTCCTGGACGCCACCGGCATCGAAACGGCCAACGGCCACGGCTACCTCGCCCGCCGCTTCCCCACGATCGACGCCGCCACCGCAGCACTCGGCTTCGACTGGCGCCGCGACTGGCTGCCCGTGGCCCCTGCCGCGCACTACTGGATGGGCGGTGTCGCCACCGACCTGCACGGGCGCACCTCCGTTCCGGGGCTTTTCGCGGCCGGAGAGGCGGCCTGCACCGGCGTCCACGGCGCCAACCGGCTCGCCTCCAACTCGCTGCTCGAGGGTCTGGTCTTCAGCCGCCGTGCCGTTGCCGCCTTCACCGGCGGGAGCGCCTGGCACGTGATGCACGACGGCGCCGCGTCCCTTCCCGGTGTCCCGGCACCTGCGGCGGGGGAAGTGCGGGAGACGGCTGCGCCCGCGGCACCCCCACGCCCCGAACTGCGCCATGTGATGGCCGCGCACGCGGGGGTGGTCCGCGACTCGCACGGACTGCAGGAGGCTGCTGCAGCCCTCGGCACCCCGGCGGAAACCGGTGTGGGCCGCCCTCCCTCCGGGGACCACCCGGACACGTCCGAACGCCGGGAGCTGGAAGACCGCAACCTGGCGCTCGTGGCACGGCTCCTGGTCCACGCCGCCCAGGCACGGGAAAACTCTGCGGGGGCACACTTCCGCAGCGACTTCCCCCAGGCCACCGACGCCCCCTCCCCGCACCAAGCCGCCAGGGCGTCCAACCACTGGGTCAACCCCGTCCCCACCCTGACCACCACCGAACCCCAGCGTGAAAGCGAAACAGTATGAACGCCGTCGTGCCTGTCCTGAAGAAAACCACCGCAGCGCTGCCCCAGCTGCCGCGCACCGCCGTCGAGGAAATCCTGCAGCGGGCCTTTGCCGAGGACGCGCCATACGGGGACATTACCTCGGCCACGCTGCTGCCGGCCGACGCCAGCGCCACCGCCTGGCTCGTGGCGCGCGAGCCCGGCATCTTCTCCGGCGGGGATGTGTTCCGCGCCGCCATGGTGATGCAGGACCCGGAAGCGCATGTGGAGCAGCTGGTGGCCGACGGCGCCACGTTCGCTACGGGGGAGCGGCTCATGTCCGTGACCGGGCTGGCTCGCGGCGTGCTGACGGGGGAGCGGATCGCGCTGAACCTGACGCAGCGCATGAGCGCCATCGCCACCCAAACCGCCGAATACGCCGCGCTCATCGCCGGGACCGGCGCGCGGGTGACGGACACGCGCAAGACCACGCCGGGCCTGCGCATCCTGGAACGCTACGCCGTGCGCTGCGGCGGCGGGCACAACCACCGCTTCTCGCTCTCCGACGCCGTGCTGGCCAAGGACAACCACCTGGCCGTGCTCACCGGCGGCGATACCGGCAGGCTCACAGCCGCGCTCGCAGGTGTCCGGGCGCAGCTCCCGCACACCGTCCACTTTGAGGTGGAGGTGGACAGCATCGAGCAGATCGAGCCCGTGCTGGCGGCCGGCGTGGACACCATCATGCTGGATAACTTCAGCAACGAGGAGCTCGTCCAGGGCGTGGCGCTGGTCAACGGCCGGACCCTGGTGGAGGCCAGCGGCAATGTGAACCTGTCCACGATTGCCGGCATTGCGGCCACCGGCGTGGACATCATCTCCGTCGGCGCCCTGACCCACAGCGTGCGCGCCCTTGACCTGGGCCTGGACATTGCGGTGGAGCTGCCTGGCGCCCCGGATGTGCAGGAACGCGCGGACCTGCCGTGATCTTCCTCGACGCCGCCGCCACCACGCCAGTCCGCCGCGAGGTCATCGAGGCCATGTTCCCGTTCCTGACCAACCAGTTCGGCAACCCCTCCAGCCACCACGAGCTGGGGGAGGCGGCCGCTGCGGCGCTGGCAGCCGCCCGTGAACAATGTGCGACGGCGTTGGGCGCCCATCCGGAGGAGCTCACATTCACTTCCGGCGGCACCGAGGCGGACAACCTGGCACTGAAGGGCATCGCACTGGCCCGCCGCGCCGCTGACCCCTCCCTGAACCGGGTTCTGATCAGTGCCGTGGAGCATCCGGCCATTGTGGAATCGGCAGACCACCTGCGCCGCATCCACGGCTTCGAGGTCTGCGTGGTGCCGGTGGACGCCCAGGGGCTGGTGGACCCGGATGTGTTTGCCGGGATGCTGGCAGCTTCGGGTGCGGGCTCCGGCTCGGCTGCCGGTGAACAGGATGGTGCCGCAGCGGGGGGCGGCGTGGCCGTTGCATCCGTCATGTACGCCAACAACGAGGTGGGCACCGTCCAGGACCTGTCCGCGTTGTCGGCCGTTGCGGCCGCCGCGGGGGTGCCGCTGCACAGCGACGCCGTCCAGGCTGCCGGGTGGCTGCCCCTGGATGTGGCCCGGCTCGGTGTCACGGCGCTGAGCATGTCGGGACACAAGATCGGCGCCCCCAAGGGTGTGGGACTCCTCTATGTCCGGGGCGGAACCCTGTACGAGCCCCTGATCCACGGCGGCGGGCAGGAGCGCGGCACCCGCTCCGGAACAGAGAATGTGGCGTTCGCCGTGGCCCTTGGAACGGCGTTGGCGATGGCGGAATCGGCACGGCCGTCCGCCGCCGGCCGCGTCACGGCGCTGCGGGAGGGCTTCATGCGGCGCGTCCTGGCCGAAATCCCCACGGCGCAGTTGACCGGCCACCCGACAAGGAGGCTGCCCAATGTGGCCTCATTCTGCTTCCCCGGCACCAGCGGCGAATCGGTGCTGCTGGAACTGGAGCGGCGGGGGATCGTGTGCTCCTCCGGTTCAGCCTGTGCCGCGGGTGCGGATGAACCGTCGGCCGTGCTGAGCGCCATGGGCGTGGAGCGGACCGTTGCCCAGACCGCACTGAGGTTCAGCTTTGCCTCCGACATCACGGCGTCGGAGCTGGATGCGGCGGCCACCGAACTGGCGGCCGCCGTCGAGCGGATGTTGCGGCTGGGGTAGGGCAGGTGCCGGCCGGCTGAAGTGAAACCTCAGGCGGCCAGCGGCACCGTCCCTGCTCGCGATGATGCCGGGTCCCAGTCGAAGCGCTCGCGCAACACCCGGTTCCAGCGGTTGGCCGGCAGGTGCGGATGCAGCAGGGCGATGCCCACACAATACTTGCTCATGCTCAGGGCCCTGATGCCCATCTCGGCCAGGACCCTGTCTGCAACTCCCCGCCCGTCAGCCGATTTCGTCTCCACGACCACCAGGTCCGGACCGGCAACCTCACGGGCGCCGCCGTCCGCCCCGACACCGGCCGGGCCGTCCGCCCCGCCGGCGTCGCGGCACAGCAGCCCGACGTCAAGGGTGAGCCGTTCCCTGCTGTGCGGGTTCACCAGTGTGCCGCGGCGGTAGTCCACCGTCATGACGGGCCGCAGCTCGGGGAGCGGCAGGCCATACTCGGCGTCGAGCAGCGCGCCCAGGAATTCCCGGGCCTCACCATTCATGGTGCCGCTGTCCCCGAGGCCGTAGGGGATCCGGTGCTTGTCGGTTTCTCCGCGGGCACCCTTCAACTTGGCCTCAAACATGCACAGCCCCGAGTCCAGGTAGGTGCGGGTGCGGACCTTGAACCGGCGGCGCCGGCCCTGCCGGTGGGCACGGAACTGGTCCAGTCCGGGGGTGTCGAAGTAGGTGGAGCTGTAGCCAAAGACCCGGCGCCCGGCGATCTCCATGACGGCAAAATCACTGCCGAGCCGGTCCAGCAGCGCAGCCAGCTGGCTGCGGGTCAGGAGGAACTTTTTGTCCACGCGGCGCTGCAGTGCAGCCTCCTCGTTGACAGCTTCCAAACTGATCGGATCACGCAGCGCCAATGCTGCATCCAGGATGTCTGCGCAGCTCATGACCGGTTCCCCAGCTGGTGGGACGTCAGCTGGACCGGAATCGGTTCCATGCGGCCCGGTGCCACCGACGGATACTGCGGCAGTGCCGCGGCAGCGTGCTCGTGGATGCAGGTGCTCGAGGGTGCATTGACGGCAGCCTTGTAGCGGACGTCGGCAATGGTCAGGTCGCGGACAACATCGAGTTCCATCACTTCAATACGGGTGACAGGGCCGCCCAACAACGTTTCCAGCGCCACACGCAGTTCGCCCTCATTGGGGTAGGCCCGGTCCAAGGTGATGGTCTGCCTGCGGGTGCGCGGGGCAATGCGGGGGTGGTCTGCAATGAACAGCACGGCGACAAGCGCTGCGGACAGCACCGGGGAAAGCCATGCCGGGTCCGGGTGCAGGCCGTTCATCAGGCCCAGCACCAGGGCGGCGAAGTAGTAGCCGATCTCGCCCTGGGTCAGCGTGTCCGAACGCAAGCGGATGATGGAGAGAACACCGAACAATCCCAGCCCCAGGCCCATGCCGGCGGCGCTGCCGGACAGGAGCATCGTGACGAGCATGATGCCCACATTCAGGCATACGTAGGCAATGGCCAGGTCGCGGCGCTGGTAGCGGGGGAAGTACACGGCGTACACCAAGACACTGATGCAGACCATGTTGGCGGCGAGTGCGATCCAGAGGTTGAACATTTTTATCTCCCAAAACGTTGAGGTTGTTGACTAACCTCTACTGTTCCGCAGCCCTATGAGAGTAAAAGGAGACTGAGATGAGATCGTTCTCATGAACGCCCGGCGGCGCCCGGTTCAGTCCAACTTCAGCCGGTAGCCCATCCCGCGGACGGTCTCAATCCGCTCCGCACCGAACTTCTTGCGCAGATACCGGATGTAGACGTCCACAATGTTTGAACCCGGATCAAAGTCGAAACCCCACACCTGGGAGAGCAGCTGTTCCCGGGAGAGCACCTGGTCGCGGTGCCGGAACAGTGTCTCGGCCAAGGCGAACTCTCGGGCACTGAGATCCTTGTTGACGCCGTCCACCGAGGCCCTGCGGGTGCGCAGGTCCAGGCTGAGCGGCCCGGCCGTGAGAATCGTCTGTTCTTCCAGGACATGCCCGCGCAGGCGCAGCCGCACCCGGGCGAGCAATTCCTCGAAGGCGAAGGGCTTTGGCAGGTAGTCGTCGGCCCCGCCGACCAGGCCGGCCACCTTGTCCTCAACACTGCTTCGGGCAGAGAGAATGATGACAGGGATGTCCACCTTGTCCTGGCGCAGGCGGTGCAGCACCGTCAGGCCGTCGATGACAGGCAGGCCAATGTCCAGGATCAGCAGGTCGTGGACATAGGACCGTGCCTCATCGTAGGCGGACTGGCCGTCGCCGACCACCTGGGTGACAAAGCCTTCGGCGGCAAGCCCCTTCTGCACAAACGTGGCTATGCGGGCTTCATCTTCAGCGAT from Arthrobacter stackebrandtii encodes the following:
- a CDS encoding NUDIX hydrolase, which produces MERTEFVSAANISERLAQPPALAISTVIFALRPSEKTGRPTLWLPLVRRIREPFKGLWALPGGPLTQADSLQDAAARNLRDTTGLAPSYLEQLYAFGGLHRSPSQRVVSIVYWALVQSTEAELAQESENVQWFRADGLQELAFDHNEIVNYALWRLRNKMEYGSIAYHLLGEKFTLAQVREVYEAVLNRKVDPANFRRQLKQTPYIEPTDEFLQGGKHRPPRLYRYTGEDAHTWPGGKAGDIGPPGHPPSRP
- the nadA gene encoding quinolinate synthase NadA; amino-acid sequence: MSSVNTTIQLITREQAEAVRVPGQPGRTQESCDDDLAKGPWEFDLAEALAGTPGYGPGASNEDTAPPATPVQGQLPQEYKDASDDELEARILSAKAKLGDRVVILGHFYQRDEVVQFADFVGDSFQLANAAKTRTEAEAIVFCGVHFMAETADMLSGSHQSVILPNLAAGCSMADMADLPSVEACWAELEALYGTEPDADGRVPVIPVTYMNSSAALKAFCGKHGGIVCTSSNASTVLEWAFERGQRVLFFPDQHLGRNTAKAMGVPLEQMPLWNPRMPLGGNTQEVMDAAKVVLWQGFCSVHKRFTVGQIEQARVDFPGVRVIVHPECPMEVVDAADEAGSTDYILKAIQAAPDGTTFAIGTEINMVNRLAAQYPQHTIFCLDPVICPCSTMYRIHPGYLAWVLEGLLRGEVLNQITVPEDTAVNARIALERMLAALPQAATKQPAKEPQPAQSAARA
- the nadB gene encoding L-aspartate oxidase — encoded protein: MSNSHLVVVGSGIAGLYGALLAAEAGVRVTLLTKGTLAQSNTHQAQGGICAVLAEGEAAPGDSVEAHIADTLKAGAGQCDPDAVRILCTEAAGDIAALERFGVRFDRDAAGRRALGLEGAHSAARILHAGGDATGAAIADGLINAVRDAADLGLMTVLEGCFATELLARPAAPAADPHDAGSPPRAAIAGIAYLDQGDERQALEADAVLLATGGAGQLFEFTTNPAVATGDGVALAWRAGAVLADLEYFQFHPTALAVGQNFLISEAVRGAGAVLRDANGEAFMPRYHPEGDLAPRDVVSRSIAAHLETLAAEAGLAGRDEGPHHVFLDATGIETANGHGYLARRFPTIDAATAALGFDWRRDWLPVAPAAHYWMGGVATDLHGRTSVPGLFAAGEAACTGVHGANRLASNSLLEGLVFSRRAVAAFTGGSAWHVMHDGAASLPGVPAPAAGEVRETAAPAAPPRPELRHVMAAHAGVVRDSHGLQEAAAALGTPAETGVGRPPSGDHPDTSERRELEDRNLALVARLLVHAAQARENSAGAHFRSDFPQATDAPSPHQAARASNHWVNPVPTLTTTEPQRESETV
- the nadC gene encoding carboxylating nicotinate-nucleotide diphosphorylase; this encodes MNAVVPVLKKTTAALPQLPRTAVEEILQRAFAEDAPYGDITSATLLPADASATAWLVAREPGIFSGGDVFRAAMVMQDPEAHVEQLVADGATFATGERLMSVTGLARGVLTGERIALNLTQRMSAIATQTAEYAALIAGTGARVTDTRKTTPGLRILERYAVRCGGGHNHRFSLSDAVLAKDNHLAVLTGGDTGRLTAALAGVRAQLPHTVHFEVEVDSIEQIEPVLAAGVDTIMLDNFSNEELVQGVALVNGRTLVEASGNVNLSTIAGIAATGVDIISVGALTHSVRALDLGLDIAVELPGAPDVQERADLP
- a CDS encoding cysteine desulfurase family protein: MIFLDAAATTPVRREVIEAMFPFLTNQFGNPSSHHELGEAAAAALAAAREQCATALGAHPEELTFTSGGTEADNLALKGIALARRAADPSLNRVLISAVEHPAIVESADHLRRIHGFEVCVVPVDAQGLVDPDVFAGMLAASGAGSGSAAGEQDGAAAGGGVAVASVMYANNEVGTVQDLSALSAVAAAAGVPLHSDAVQAAGWLPLDVARLGVTALSMSGHKIGAPKGVGLLYVRGGTLYEPLIHGGGQERGTRSGTENVAFAVALGTALAMAESARPSAAGRVTALREGFMRRVLAEIPTAQLTGHPTRRLPNVASFCFPGTSGESVLLELERRGIVCSSGSACAAGADEPSAVLSAMGVERTVAQTALRFSFASDITASELDAAATELAAAVERMLRLG
- a CDS encoding polyphosphate polymerase domain-containing protein yields the protein MSCADILDAALALRDPISLEAVNEEAALQRRVDKKFLLTRSQLAALLDRLGSDFAVMEIAGRRVFGYSSTYFDTPGLDQFRAHRQGRRRRFKVRTRTYLDSGLCMFEAKLKGARGETDKHRIPYGLGDSGTMNGEAREFLGALLDAEYGLPLPELRPVMTVDYRRGTLVNPHSRERLTLDVGLLCRDAGGADGPAGVGADGGAREVAGPDLVVVETKSADGRGVADRVLAEMGIRALSMSKYCVGIALLHPHLPANRWNRVLRERFDWDPASSRAGTVPLAA
- a CDS encoding DUF4956 domain-containing protein, with protein sequence MFNLWIALAANMVCISVLVYAVYFPRYQRRDLAIAYVCLNVGIMLVTMLLSGSAAGMGLGLGLFGVLSIIRLRSDTLTQGEIGYYFAALVLGLMNGLHPDPAWLSPVLSAALVAVLFIADHPRIAPRTRRQTITLDRAYPNEGELRVALETLLGGPVTRIEVMELDVVRDLTIADVRYKAAVNAPSSTCIHEHAAAALPQYPSVAPGRMEPIPVQLTSHQLGNRS
- a CDS encoding response regulator transcription factor; the encoded protein is MKRILIAEDEARIATFVQKGLAAEGFVTQVVGDGQSAYDEARSYVHDLLILDIGLPVIDGLTVLHRLRQDKVDIPVIILSARSSVEDKVAGLVGGADDYLPKPFAFEELLARVRLRLRGHVLEEQTILTAGPLSLDLRTRRASVDGVNKDLSAREFALAETLFRHRDQVLSREQLLSQVWGFDFDPGSNIVDVYIRYLRKKFGAERIETVRGMGYRLKLD